A single Prevotella sp. E15-22 DNA region contains:
- a CDS encoding ADP-ribosylglycohydrolase family protein codes for MLGAIIGDIVGSRWEFNPTNDYNFEWLSEENGFTDDTICTVGVADALLNDRDFGESIHNWCRRYPHPKGGYGGRFAQWVQIDNPQPYNSFGNGSAMRVSPVAYCYNNIDEVLDAAAATALPSHNHDEGIKGAQTVALAIFRALQFGEQAPDHIAEILKECVQFSDYDININKAEVINRFDETCQGTVPVALWIIGISDGFEDAVRKAVSLGADADTLGAIVGSIAEAIWGIPEEMKKEIMSFLSNEMKQVISEFYEHISRI; via the coding sequence ATGTTAGGAGCAATCATTGGAGATATCGTAGGTAGCCGATGGGAATTCAATCCCACGAATGACTACAATTTCGAATGGCTGTCCGAAGAAAACGGCTTCACCGACGATACTATATGTACTGTCGGTGTAGCCGATGCTTTATTAAATGACCGCGACTTCGGCGAGAGCATCCACAACTGGTGCCGTCGTTATCCACATCCTAAAGGTGGATATGGTGGACGTTTTGCTCAATGGGTACAAATCGACAATCCTCAGCCATACAACAGTTTTGGAAACGGCTCAGCCATGCGAGTCTCTCCAGTAGCTTATTGTTATAACAATATCGACGAGGTGCTTGATGCCGCTGCAGCCACAGCCCTCCCCTCTCATAATCATGATGAAGGTATAAAAGGGGCTCAGACCGTGGCACTTGCAATTTTCAGAGCTCTTCAGTTTGGCGAACAAGCACCAGATCACATTGCCGAAATTCTTAAAGAGTGTGTCCAGTTCTCTGACTATGATATCAACATCAATAAAGCCGAGGTTATCAATCGGTTCGATGAAACTTGCCAGGGCACAGTACCGGTAGCACTATGGATTATCGGCATCAGCGATGGCTTTGAGGATGCAGTTCGTAAGGCTGTAAGCCTCGGTGCAGACGCCGACACATTGGGCGCCATCGTTGGCAGTATCGCTGAAGCAATCTGGGGAATACCCGAGGAAATGAAGAAAGAAATAATGAGCTTCTTATCAAATGAAATGAAGCAGGTAATAAGTGAGTTCTATGAACATATAAGCAGAATATAG
- a CDS encoding NUDIX hydrolase, with amino-acid sequence MKYSYKYPRPAVTADCVVITNEPLPKVLLIQRGAEPFKGSWAFPGGFMNMDESTEECAIRELEEETGLKVTTVHQIGAYSKVDRDPRGRTITVAYLAIIDSPQEVRGQDDAAKAEWFPITELPQLSFDHFDILQDATRIYGHNLNEDFKMQKKT; translated from the coding sequence ATGAAATACAGCTACAAATACCCTCGACCTGCAGTTACAGCTGATTGCGTAGTGATTACAAATGAACCACTCCCGAAGGTTCTGCTCATTCAGAGAGGTGCAGAACCTTTCAAAGGTTCATGGGCATTCCCTGGCGGATTTATGAACATGGATGAGTCCACGGAAGAATGCGCCATTCGTGAGCTGGAGGAAGAGACGGGGCTGAAAGTGACCACCGTTCATCAGATTGGAGCATACTCTAAAGTTGACCGTGATCCGCGAGGTCGTACAATCACCGTGGCATACCTCGCCATCATCGACTCCCCTCAGGAGGTTCGAGGTCAGGACGATGCTGCTAAGGCTGAGTGGTTCCCGATTACAGAATTACCGCAACTCTCATTTGACCACTTTGATATCCTGCAAGATGCAACAAGAATTTATGGACATAATCTAAATGAGGACTTCAAAATGCAAAAAAAAACTTGA
- a CDS encoding VWA domain-containing protein, with amino-acid sequence MTDLIPTRVHNLIIVDESGSMERIRKQAFTGMNETLQTVRMMQKKYPNQIQYVTLITFDSDHTKLHYDNTLADKTSDLKWKAYHPCAATPLYDAIGKGISKVNAQVEDGDHVLVTIITDGYENCSEEWSLKMVRTLIEKLKKQNWTFTLIGTENLDVEEMAQSFAIEEHMDFTQDEKGTKEMFARERRSRERYNCCVAEGTVMGKGDFFRED; translated from the coding sequence ATGACAGATTTAATTCCAACAAGAGTTCACAACTTGATTATTGTAGACGAAAGCGGTTCAATGGAGCGTATCCGCAAACAGGCCTTCACAGGTATGAATGAAACCCTGCAGACTGTCCGCATGATGCAGAAGAAGTACCCCAACCAGATTCAGTACGTAACGCTGATAACCTTTGACAGCGACCACACCAAACTGCACTATGACAATACGCTTGCAGACAAAACATCGGATTTGAAGTGGAAAGCGTACCATCCTTGTGCTGCCACTCCGCTTTACGATGCTATCGGAAAGGGAATCTCAAAGGTTAACGCCCAAGTAGAAGATGGCGATCATGTCCTTGTGACCATCATAACAGACGGTTACGAGAACTGTTCAGAGGAATGGTCGCTGAAGATGGTACGTACCCTTATCGAGAAGCTGAAGAAACAGAACTGGACTTTCACGCTGATTGGAACTGAAAATCTTGATGTGGAGGAGATGGCCCAGTCGTTTGCCATCGAGGAACATATGGATTTTACTCAGGATGAGAAAGGTACCAAGGAGATGTTCGCCCGTGAACGCCGGAGCCGAGAACGCTACAACTGTTGCGTAGCCGAAGGTACGGTGATGGGTAAGGGAGATTTCTTTAGGGAAGACTGA
- a CDS encoding phosphoribosylformylglycinamidine synthase subunit PurS yields MTQNVQTSVFTRSRLYSKRYYPGNIYNVVVNCEDGEYYEYEVEADTFAKATEQAEQMAMDLMADITFIEVYKTV; encoded by the coding sequence ATGACACAGAATGTACAAACATCAGTTTTCACTCGCAGCAGGTTATACAGCAAGCGCTATTATCCCGGCAATATCTACAATGTGGTTGTCAATTGTGAGGATGGCGAGTATTATGAGTATGAGGTAGAGGCAGATACATTTGCCAAAGCCACAGAGCAGGCAGAACAGATGGCTATGGATCTGATGGCAGATATTACATTCATCGAAGTCTATAAAACAGTATAA
- a CDS encoding HNH endonuclease signature motif containing protein: MSNNRTWIAFANESICNHRKAIEELGFVSWTTNVKSKFKENDIVYLFMNDDRAIRFKLRVDKVNVPREDSKYWIDPAPNDDTYRLVLVEEYRGNLLDESVLERVGFNGGGSILTPNCNNTTLIKYVDDVFELARQNIQLPSHYIVVDLDSGAYWKNNTGHEVFNLEPNDVDGRFYGYLPPYDNPKIENLGASASDEYVDRVMVVYVKKIPNSTNRQLVAFADNARIYAKPQSGKNLNRFIPDNGKIAECTYTIESDYIYDLRKESNPFVFDVSGEDLQMFRYQRFYTGRRPKQEVKMLKWLINYLQGKVREEDEDFDFQNQVQDSEVSATLSDTAKQQPSFNNGSSGKTVAKKAYISKQALKEAHFKCVFNNSHDTFVTKKGVPYMEGHHLIPCTVSNVEHYWTKFGRNIDCVENIICLCPTCHRRIHFGSKEEKETIIKALYQKQISSLKAAGIDISLEELFSLYDI, encoded by the coding sequence ATGTCAAACAATCGCACTTGGATAGCTTTTGCCAATGAAAGCATTTGCAATCATCGTAAGGCAATAGAAGAATTGGGATTTGTAAGTTGGACTACAAACGTAAAATCAAAATTCAAGGAAAACGATATTGTCTATCTGTTTATGAATGATGACAGAGCAATTCGTTTTAAACTGAGAGTCGATAAGGTAAATGTACCAAGAGAAGACTCGAAGTATTGGATTGATCCAGCTCCTAACGATGATACATATCGGCTGGTATTGGTCGAAGAATACAGAGGTAACTTGTTAGATGAGAGTGTTTTGGAGAGAGTTGGCTTTAATGGAGGTGGCTCCATTCTTACTCCAAATTGCAATAATACCACTCTCATTAAATATGTGGATGATGTATTCGAATTAGCCAGACAAAACATACAATTGCCGTCTCATTACATAGTAGTCGATTTGGATTCTGGTGCTTACTGGAAGAACAACACTGGGCATGAAGTGTTTAATCTTGAACCTAATGATGTCGATGGTAGGTTCTATGGATATCTTCCCCCATATGACAATCCAAAGATTGAAAATCTTGGCGCATCAGCCTCGGACGAGTATGTTGATAGAGTGATGGTTGTATATGTGAAGAAGATTCCAAATTCAACCAATCGACAGTTAGTCGCTTTCGCCGATAATGCCAGAATATATGCAAAACCCCAATCGGGAAAGAATCTGAATCGATTTATTCCTGACAATGGTAAAATTGCGGAATGTACCTATACCATTGAGTCTGATTATATATATGATTTGAGAAAAGAATCAAATCCTTTTGTCTTTGACGTGAGCGGTGAAGATTTGCAGATGTTCAGGTATCAAAGGTTTTATACGGGAAGACGTCCTAAGCAAGAAGTGAAAATGCTGAAATGGCTGATTAATTATCTTCAAGGTAAAGTCAGAGAAGAAGACGAGGATTTCGACTTTCAGAATCAGGTCCAGGATTCGGAGGTTAGCGCCACACTCTCTGATACAGCTAAGCAACAACCAAGCTTTAATAATGGTAGTTCTGGTAAAACTGTAGCGAAGAAAGCATATATATCGAAACAAGCATTAAAAGAAGCTCACTTCAAATGTGTATTTAATAATAGTCATGATACATTCGTCACTAAGAAGGGAGTGCCATATATGGAGGGACATCACTTAATCCCATGTACTGTCTCAAACGTAGAGCATTATTGGACTAAGTTTGGAAGGAACATTGATTGTGTAGAGAATATCATCTGTCTATGTCCTACATGTCACAGACGAATTCATTTTGGTAGTAAAGAAGAGAAAGAAACAATAATCAAGGCTCTGTATCAGAAACAGATATCATCTTTGAAGGCTGCAGGGATTGATATCTCTTTAGAAGAACTTTTCTCGCTATACGATATATAG